The proteins below come from a single Drosophila miranda strain MSH22 chromosome Y unlocalized genomic scaffold, D.miranda_PacBio2.1 Contig_Y1_pilon, whole genome shotgun sequence genomic window:
- the LOC117189634 gene encoding uncharacterized protein LOC117189634, with protein sequence MDDEDIAIISAVVQQQNIFLHQLIMFLSMNNDDDDDDFNIDENEMLDWVTAIKTQKPGRLWSFKRFGTFWEKDVPENNEAFFKESFRMERPCFDILVNRLEVLRKKDTNCRAAIPLEKRIAIALYTLGSSSEYRTVGRLFGVAPNSVCNILHEFCRALIDTDLHM encoded by the exons ATGGATGATGAAGATATAGCAATTATTTCGGCTGTGGTTcaacagcaaaatattttcttgcaCCAACTAATAATGTTTCTGTCAATGaataatgatgatgacgatgatgacttTAACATTGACGAGAATGAGATGCTTGACTGGGTAACTgccataaaaacacaaaagccAGGAAGATTATGGTCGTTT AAGCGGTTCGGGACATTTTGGGAGAAAGATGTACCAGAAAACAACGAGGCGTTTTTCAAAGAGAGTTTCCGAATGGAGAGGCCCTGTTTTGATATTTTAGTGAATCGGCTTGAAGTGCTGCGAAAGAAGGACACCAACTGCCGAGCTGCAATTCCTTTGGAAAAGCGCATCGCCATTGCGCTATACACTTTGGGCTCGTCCTCTGAGTACCGAACAGTTGGCAGGCTTTTCGGTGTAGCTCCAAACAGTGTGTGTAATATCCTGCACGAGTTTTGCAGAGCACTTATAG atacagatttacatatgtaa